Proteins co-encoded in one Acipenser ruthenus chromosome 3, fAciRut3.2 maternal haplotype, whole genome shotgun sequence genomic window:
- the LOC117435273 gene encoding brorin-like — protein MRHSLAMTIGVLSRSLLIACCLMGIFCNPTIPLPMSQERQEHGLTQSKDDQVSKSGLSQATQDQLKEITRIGREEAAKNGKNKRNKTSWVKQRPGWSSQDLRVKNETPPGDQVQRNEEAPEQMDEAPTPGASFTPDTLDEYAYPDYRGKGCLDESGFVFAIGEKFTPGPSTCPCLCTEEGPLCAKPECPKIHPRCIRVDTSQCCPQCKERKDFCEFRGKTYKSLEEFKVSPCEQCRCESSGEVLCTLAACPQTECVDPEYEPERCCPMCKNGPNCFADNAVIPAGREVKINGCTICYCTYEEGTWRLEPQATCSKHECKLS, from the exons ATGCGGCATTCTCTTGCCATGACGATTGGAGTTCTGTCAAGATCTCTTCTAATTGCTTGCTGCCTGATGGGCATCTTCTGCAACCCGACAATCCCCCTTCCGATGAGCCAAGAGAGGCAGGAGCATGGCTTGACACAAAGCAAAGACGACCAAGTGTCCAAAAGCGGCCTGAGCCAGGCCACGCAAGACCAACTCAAAGAGATCACCAGAATTGGTAGAGAGGAGGCTGCAAAGAATGGGAAAAATAAGAGGAACAAAACTAGCTGGGTTAAACAGAGGCCAGGCTGGAGTAGTCAGGACCTGAGGGTCAAGAACGAGACGCCCCCAGGGGACCAGGTACAACGAAATGAAGAGGCACCAGAGCAGATGGATGAGGCGCCCACCCCCGGGGCCAGTTTCACTCCTGACACCCTGGATGAATATGCCTACCCAGACTACCGTGGGAAGGGTTGTTTGGACGAGAGCGGCTTTGTGTTTGCCATTGGGGAAAAGTTCACACCGGGGCCTTCTACCTGCCCTTGTCTTTGTACTGAGGAAGGGCCCCTCTGTGCCAAACCAGAGTGCCCAAAGATCCACCCTCGCTGCATCCGTGTGGATACCAGTCAGTGTTGCCCGCAGTGTAAGGAGAGGAAAGATTTCTGTGAATTCAGGGGCAAGACCTACAAGTCTCTCGAAGAGTTTAAG gtttCTCCCTGTGAACAGTGCCGTTGTGAGTCTAGTGGGGAGGTGCTGTGCACACTTGCAGCGTGTCCACAGACTGAATGTGTTGATCCAGAATACGAGCCTGAACGGTGCTGCCCTATGTGCAAAAACg gGCCAAACTGCTTTGCAGATAACGCAGTAATACCAGCCGGCCGGGAAGTGAAGATCAACGGTTGCACAATATGCTACTGCACGTATGAAGAAGGCACTTGGAGGCTTGAACCACAAGCCACTTGCAGCAAACACGAATGCAAGCTAAGCTAG